From a single Pelodiscus sinensis isolate JC-2024 chromosome 4, ASM4963464v1, whole genome shotgun sequence genomic region:
- the LOC102450239 gene encoding MAX gene-associated protein-like isoform X14 has translation MEKQQIVLGNRDSGAVSGAAPAFFVILKQQQGNGKSDQGILVANRDACALASSVSTPLKSKIKTCLPADCTSGSITVTLDNNSMWNEFYHRSTEMILTKQGRRMFPYCRYWITGLDSNLKYILVMDISPVDNHRYKWNGRWWEPSGKAEPHVLGRVFIHPESPSTGQYWMHQPVSFYKLKLTNNTLDQEGHIILHSMHRYLPRLHLVPADKATEVIQLNGPDVHTFTFPQTEFFAVTAYQNIQITQLKIDYNPFAKGFRDDGLNSRPQRDMKQNSSSEHEGGSISSSPSNLGRPIETDGLDLQQRDLLDSSFSGQNAMDIDLEKESFNAERDFLGFLEADLPFSDMPILKQEVSESPITSSYESSSRIASPLDPNGHFNVVIKEEPVDDYEYGSSVCGEGITVKQEDTDEETDEYSNSDSDPILEKQLRKHSEMDRKNAGIRSIKRMLANPSGVAKAKMLKLDSGKMPVVYLEPCAVTKSTIKISELPQTMLSSCKKDKSTMSAILESLPVCFENHKDSCFDTVMEIEERAVKNQCSGNKVTHKYCSIKEAPWTVSKSSSFKLGCSTSGPFSAKDVVGRKKAGVLRNFMSQKGTGANQNPMSSGPSRRGRPRKLKISKAGRPPKNIGKNVVTSKNTSLGPGSVFPDVKPDLEDVDGVLFVSFASKEALDIHTVDRVGGEESQNVQTPSLATSDPGCRARIHLLEKELLEDLKSLRHKQVIHPSLQEGLCLYPEEERGSSSYPRTEEMNMYTSHLIFKKICLPL, from the exons CTCGCAAGTAGTGTGTCAACGCCACTAAAATCTAAAATAAAGACTTGCCTTCCAGCTGATTGTACATCAGGGAGCATCACTGTCACCTTGGACAACAACAGTATGTGGAATGAGTTCTACCATCGCAGCACAGAGATGATTCTGACCAAACAGGGGAGGCGTATGTTTCCATACTGTCGATACTGGATTACAGGCCTAGATTCCAATCTGAAATACATCCTAGTCATGGACATCTCTCCTGTAGATAATCACCGTTATAAATGGAATGGTCGCTGGTGGGAGCCCAGTGGGAAGGCAGAACCCCATGTTCTGGGACGGGTGTTTATTCATCCAGAATCACCCTCCACTGGTCAGTACTGGATGCACCAGCCGGTATCTTTCTACAAACTCAAGCTTACCAATAATACTCTTGATCAGGAGGGTCATATCATATTGCACTCTATGCACCGCTACCTCCCACGGCTTCACCTGGTACCTGCAGACAAAGCTACAGAAGTTATCCAGCTGAATGGTCCTGATGTCCACACCTTTACCTTCCCACAGACAGAGTTTTTTGCAGTGACAGCCTATCAGAATATCCAGATTACGCAGCTAAAAATAGATTACAACCCTTTTGCTAAAGGATTCAGAGATGATGGACTAAACAGTAGACCTCAGCGCGATATGAAGCAAAATAGTAGCTCAGAGCATGAAGGAGGTAGCATTTCCAGCTCTCCCAGCAATCTTGGCCGCCCTATTGAAACTGATGGATTAGATTTACAGCAGAGAGATCTTTTAGATTCTTCATTTAGTGGTCAGAATGCAATGGACATTGATTTGGAGAAAGAATCCTTCAATGCAGAACGTGATTTCCTGGGCTTTCTGGAGGCAGACCTGCCTTTTAGTGATATGCCCATCTTAAAACAAGAGGTATCTGAAAG TCCTATCACTAGCAGTTATGAAAGCAGCTCCCGGATAGCATCCCCATTGGATCCAAATGGACACTTTAATGTGGTCATTAAAGAAGAGCCAGTAGATGACTATGAGTATGGGTCAAGTGTGTGCGGTGAAGGGATAACTGTGAAGCAGGAAGACACAGATGAAGAAACAGATGAGTATTCCAATAGTGACAGTGATCCCATACTAGAGAAACAACTGAGAAAACACAGTGAGATGGACAGAAAAAATGCAGGAATCAGGTCTATCAAAAGAATGCTGGCTAATCCTTCAGGTGTTGCCAAAGCTAAAATGTTAAAATTGGATAGTGGAAAAATGCCCGTAGTCTATCTAGAACCGTGTGCAGTCACCAAGAGTACAATAAAAATCTCTGAGTTGCCACAGACCATGCTGTCCTCTTGTAAGAAGGATAAATCCACAATGAGTGCAATATTGGAATCCTTACCTGTTTGTTTTGAAAATCATAAGGACTCTTGCTTTGACACAGTAATGGAAATTGAGGAAAGAGCTGTGAAAAACCAGTGCTCTGGAAATAAAGTGACACACAAATACTGTTCTATCAAAGAGGCACCATGGACAGTATCTAAATCATCTAGTTTCAAGCTTGGATGCTCTACAAGTGGCCCTTTTTCAGCTAAAGATGTTGTTGGAAGGAAAAAAGCAGGTGTACTAAGGAATTTCATGTCCCAGAAAGGAACTGGTGCTAATCAAAATCCTATGTCATCAGGCCCAAGTAGAAGAGGAAGGCCACGGAAGCTAAAGATCTCTAAGGCTGGACGACCTCCTAAAAATATAGGAAAGAATGTAGTGACAAGCAAGAATACCTCCCTGGGACCAGGAAGTGTCTTTCCAGATGTTAAGCCAGATCTTGAGGATGTGGATGGAGTTCTTTTTGTGTCCTTTGCATCCAAG GAAGCTCTTGACATTCATACTGTTGATAGAGTTGGAGGAGAAGAATCACAAAATGTACAGACTCCCTCGCTAGCTACAAGTGATCCAG GTTGTCGAGCAAGAATACACTTGCTGGAAAAAGAACTCTTAGAAGATCTGAAGTCCTTAAGGCATAAGCAAGTGATACATCCTTCTCTCCAAGAAG GTCTCTGCCTTTATCCTGAGGAAGAAAGGGGGTCTTCATCCTATCCTAGAACTGAAGAGATGAATATGTACACGAGTCACCTCATTTTCAAGAAGATATGCTTGCCTCTGTGA